The Chryseobacterium oranimense genome contains the following window.
TGAAGTCTTAAAAACCAAACATCTGAATATGCAGGATCCCGGAAGACGTCTGCCTGACCAGAAAACTGACCTTCATGCGCTGGCTGTACTCATTTATATGTATTTGTTCAGGAGACACCCTTTGAGAGGAGGAAAAATCTGGGATCTGGATTCCGAAAAAGATGAGATCATTTCTATGGGCGAAAAAGCTCTGTTCGTGGAACATCCCACAGACCCGTCCAATCAGGTAAAAGCAGATCATCTGAGAAAATGGGATGCTTTCTGGGGCGATCCGCAAAAAATTCCGTTTACGGTTGCAGGTCCTTATCTTTCCGAACTATTTAAAAAAGCGTTCGTAGATGGCCTTCACGATCCTATCCGTCGCCCTACCGCCAATGAATGGGAAACTGCACTGCTGAAGACCGCAGATTTGATTCAGCCTTGCCACAACCAGGAATGTACGGAAAAATGGTATGTATTCGATAACAGCAGCAACCCGAAATGTCCTTTCTGCGGAACACCACACCGGGGAACACTTCCGGTGCTGGATCTGTATTTTAAATTCGATGGAGATGTATGGAAACCGGAAAACCACAGGTTGATGGTCTATAACAATCAATATTTATTCAAATGGCATGTATCCAGAAAAGTGATCAGAAATGAAAACCTTACCATGCAGGATAAAATGCCGGTGGGTTATTTTACTTTTCATCACGGGAAATGGGTATTCGTAAATCAGAGCTTGACTTCTATGAAAGATGTTACGGAGCAGAAAGAAATTCCGACGGGATCTATGGTGGAGCTGACGGATGGGAAAAAAATACTTTTGTCTGCGGAAGAAGGTGGGAGGCTGATATTGGTGACGATGGCCAATCAGTAGGATGTATGTTTGAACCACCCCGTCAAAAATTCTTTGAATTTTCGCCACCCCTCCAGAGGAGGGGAATACCTACGAACGGATGATAAACCAGTATGGAGATTTAGGTTTTTTAGAACTTAAGTAAATGCCTATCTTTCATGGAATTCCATAAAATAGGAATGATCATCTTCACCTACAGTTTTAAAGCCTAAACTAGTGTATAAGTTTTGAGCCTTATTGGTTTTTAATACACTTAAAGCTACTGTTTTTCTTTCTGTAGAAGCTTCCTTCAGAATGTCAGTTAAAATAGTTCTCCCGAGACCCTTTCCCTGCAAATCCGGATCAATCTGGAGCTGTAGTACTTCTGTTTTATCATCATCTTTGCTGATCTTCAGTAATCCTGCGGGTTCATTATTTAAGAGGATGATATGGGCCTTGTCGAACTGATACAGAATTCTCTGAAGCGTAGATTCCTTATCCGTCGGAAGTCCTGAGTCCACATAATGCGGATTCATGGTTTTTGTTCTCAGATCGAGAAGGTAATCAATATCTTGGTCAGAGGCTTTTCTGTAGGTAACTACTGTAGTATTCATAACTTATTGTGAGATCCTGGTTTAAGCTTTATTTTGCTTCTTTCTACTAATAGGAATCTAAGATAACAATTCTTGGATTGTTTTCTGCTTGAATTCTTGATTTCATTTCCAAAATCAGGAACCGTGAGATAGAGCTCGTCTTCTATTATGTCGAAAATTTCTTTTGTGGTCATGCAATTTTATTCACAAAAACAAATATATTAAAAACACCTCTACTTATATCAGTTCAAAGAAATCTCTTTTTCCGATTTTTACCTTTGTTTGTGGGAATAATTCAATTTCTTCATCAGGATCCGTTATTTTTATATGATTAATCTGAATACCTCCGCTTCGGATCATTCTTCGGATTGATGATTTACTGAGATCACTTTTAAGCTTACTGCAGAGTTCCACTAATGTTATCCGTTTACCGGTAGGAAACAAAGAGTTTAAAGAAACAGATTCATAAACTTTTTCTTCATCATTTTTGCTTTGAAACTGACTGCTGAAGAAGCTTTCTGCAAGCTCTGCTGCAGCTTTATCATGGTATTGGCAAATAATATTTTTAGCAATCAGCTTTTTAATATTCATCGGGTTTTCACCATTTTGTAATTTTAATTTTAAAGCTGCTTTTTCCTCATCAGAAAAATCTGAAGCCAGATCAATAAACTCAGCGATAAGGCTATCCGGAATCGACATGGTTTTCCCGAACATCTCATTGGGTTCGTCGGTAAGTCCGATAATATTGTTCAGGGATTTGCTCATTTTTTCTTTACCGTCAAGACCTTTAAGCAGAGGCATACACATAACAATCTGTGCCGGCATCTGATGGACTTCCTGAAGCTGCCTTCCCATCGTACAGTTAAATAGCTGGTCTGTTCCGCCCATTTCAATATCGCATTTAATCTGTACAGAATCAAAACCCTGGAGAATAGGGTAAACGAGCTCGTGCATTGCGATCGGGGTATTTTCTGTAAATCTTTTATTGAAATCGTTCCGGTGCATCAGCTGGGCGACAGTAACTTTCGACATCAGCTGAATAACTTTCGGAAAACTGAGTTTATCCAGCCAGTCCGAGTTAAAAACAATTTTAGTTTTTTCTACATCAATTACTTTTGAAAGCTGGCTGATGTAAGTCTGTGCATTATGACTGACATCTTCGGCACTTAAAGGTTTCCGTGCTTTGTTTTTCCCTGTCGGATCACCGATTCTTGCTGTGGAGCTTCCTACTACGATCACAACCTGATGCCCCAGGTCCTGAAACTGTTTCAGTTTTTTGAGTACTACGGCATGGCCCAGATGCAGATCCGGAGCCGTAGGATCAAATCCCAGCTTAATAATTAATTTTCTGTTTTCCTTTTCAGCCTGTTTAAGTTTCTCTTTTAGACCGTTTTCCGGAAGAATAATGGCTGTGTTTTCTTTTAGTGTGCTGATCATTTTTATTGGTTTTTAAATTAAAAAAAGCCCGGACAATACTGTCCGGGCTCTATATTATATGGATGTTATTCTTGTTTAGATTACAGATATAGAAAGTCTTCCCGAACGGTTCGCCGGGGAGTAATACTCATTAAAAAATGGAAGACGCAATATGCTGTTTAAATGTTTCATTGATAGTGTAAATGTAGAAAAAAACTGAGATAAATCCAATATTTAAACCACTAAGATCTGCTGTAAAGTTCCATATCAGTTGAGATTTAAGCTCACTGTTCTTGACAGTTTATTAGTCTTAATGGTTTAAAATAAAGGTTTTCAAAACAATTTTACTTAGCGCTTTTGAAGCTAATTTCATGCCATAAAATTCTTTTTCAGGCAAAAATTAAAAACTGATGTAAGCAATTATATTAATACTATTTTACAGTTTTATCAAATAAAGTGACTTCGTATTACATATTATTGTTGGTCCGTTTGAAAATCTAATACAGGCTGCGAATAAGTATTTCTGATCTGCTCTTTCCAGATGCTGAGGTCTTCCTGAGAAGCTTTGTCTGCCCTGTCAAAAAAGAAGTGCTGTATGATTTCAAAACCACTGTACAGGAAAATTCCGTTGTCCGATGTTAAGGTGAGTGCTTTATCCATTCCTATACGCTCATATTCTTCGTGGGATTTTCCGTGGGTGTTAATGATTACTGCTT
Protein-coding sequences here:
- a CDS encoding helix-hairpin-helix domain-containing protein → MKKTVKVTSVLDPAKSYEYVDESPIRGGVKDVYFSPDREYVVAFYRNPLDAGQKERIMRIVSTYLGNIKNGNLADYFLNEIFRWPYDIVEKGRLTGIVVPIYHQKFFFAKGYVGSDNIQGQDKVGKWFTAPMFRNRQYPLRLDDSELGDWLSYFQITINISRGVKKLHQMGLAHSDLSYNNILVDPVTKSACIIDIDGLVVPKLFPPEVIGTADFIAPEVLKTKHLNMQDPGRRLPDQKTDLHALAVLIYMYLFRRHPLRGGKIWDLDSEKDEIISMGEKALFVEHPTDPSNQVKADHLRKWDAFWGDPQKIPFTVAGPYLSELFKKAFVDGLHDPIRRPTANEWETALLKTADLIQPCHNQECTEKWYVFDNSSNPKCPFCGTPHRGTLPVLDLYFKFDGDVWKPENHRLMVYNNQYLFKWHVSRKVIRNENLTMQDKMPVGYFTFHHGKWVFVNQSLTSMKDVTEQKEIPTGSMVELTDGKKILLSAEEGGRLILVTMANQ
- a CDS encoding N-acetyltransferase, which gives rise to MNTTVVTYRKASDQDIDYLLDLRTKTMNPHYVDSGLPTDKESTLQRILYQFDKAHIILLNNEPAGLLKISKDDDKTEVLQLQIDPDLQGKGLGRTILTDILKEASTERKTVALSVLKTNKAQNLYTSLGFKTVGEDDHSYFMEFHER
- the tyrS gene encoding tyrosine--tRNA ligase; this encodes MISTLKENTAIILPENGLKEKLKQAEKENRKLIIKLGFDPTAPDLHLGHAVVLKKLKQFQDLGHQVVIVVGSSTARIGDPTGKNKARKPLSAEDVSHNAQTYISQLSKVIDVEKTKIVFNSDWLDKLSFPKVIQLMSKVTVAQLMHRNDFNKRFTENTPIAMHELVYPILQGFDSVQIKCDIEMGGTDQLFNCTMGRQLQEVHQMPAQIVMCMPLLKGLDGKEKMSKSLNNIIGLTDEPNEMFGKTMSIPDSLIAEFIDLASDFSDEEKAALKLKLQNGENPMNIKKLIAKNIICQYHDKAAAELAESFFSSQFQSKNDEEKVYESVSLNSLFPTGKRITLVELCSKLKSDLSKSSIRRMIRSGGIQINHIKITDPDEEIELFPQTKVKIGKRDFFELI